A region of Primulina huaijiensis isolate GDHJ02 unplaced genomic scaffold, ASM1229523v2 scaffold23605, whole genome shotgun sequence DNA encodes the following proteins:
- the LOC140967120 gene encoding guanine nucleotide exchange factor SPIKE 1 isoform X2, giving the protein MMPYKESFAWAIIPLFDSGVSSASGGSASPSSPLTTSMLGSSSKEAAVEQVAKITVDGKLGYSSGNSVVVEVSNLNKVKEGYTEDSLLDPKHKVHKPVKGILTLEIEKLQTVQVGSEKALDNKTINYEGNQSSVADRSSYRIDQVQNAYLESKSSGRKEMERNGSMTGFSNTATNYFQAFDFRTTLRNEPFSELFHCLYVYPLSVSMSRKRNLFIRVELRKDDGDIKKQPLEAMHPREPGTALQKYVHTQVAVGARVACYHDEIKVSLPAIWAPMHHLLFTFFHVDLQTKLEAPKPVVIGYASLPLSTHVQLKSDISLPIMRDLVPHYLQDGTRERVDYLEDGKNIFRLRLRLCSSLYPISERIRDFFLEYDRHILRTSPPWGSELLEAINSLKNVDSTALLQFLQPMLNMLLHLIGSGGETLQVAAFRAMVNILTRVQQESVDDGERNLFLVNFVDYVFDDFGSRQPPVYPGLSTVWGSLARSKAKGYRVGPVYDDVLAMAWFFLEVIVKSMSLEQTRLFYQNLPSGEDVPPMQLKEGVFRCIMQLYDCLLTEVHERCKKGLGLAKYLNSSLAFFCYDLLSTIEPRQVFELVSLYLDKFSGVCQSVLHDCKLTFLQILCDHDLFVEMPGRDPSDRNYLSAVLIQEIFLTLDHEDLSMRAKAARILVVLLCKHEFDIRYQKLEDKLYIAQLYFPLVGQILDEMPVFYNLSSVEKREVLIIILQIIRNLDDASLIKAWQQSIARTRLFFKLLEECLIHFEHRKPEGGMLMGSSSRSPLGDKPSSSKYSERLSPAINHYLLEAARLEVGPQGTPENGYLWQRVNSQLNSPSQPYSLREALAQAQSSRIGASTQALRESLHPILRQKLELWEENLSTAVSLQVLETIKKFSGTVESRSIATDYGKLDCITSIFMIVFSHNQPLAFWKVLFPVFNSVFELHGAVLMARENDRFLKQIAFHLLRLSVFRNENIRKRAVIGLLVLVRSSFSNFKQTARLRVVLTITLSELMSEVQVTHIRSDGTLEETGEARRLRKSLEEIADELKSLNILSECGLPDMASVASHEKETQWSWSEVKTLSDSLLFALDASLEHALLVTIMTLDRYAAAESFYKLAMAFAPVPDLHIMWLLHLCDAHQEMQSWAEAAQCAVAVAGVVMQALVSRNDGVWSSDHVSALRKICPMVTGEINSEASTAEVEGYGASKLTVDSAVKYLQLANKLFSQAELHHFCASILELVIPVYKSRRAYGLLAKCHTMLTNIYESILEQESSPIPFADATYYRVGFYGEKFGKLDGKEYVYREPRDVRLGDIMEKLSHIYESRMDGTTLHVIPDSRQVKSDELLPEVCYLQITAVDPVMEDEDLGSRRERIFSLSTGSVRARVFDRFLYDTPFTKNGKTQGGLEDQWKRRTVLQTEGSFPALVNRLLVTKSESLEFSPVENAIGMIETRTSALRNELEEPRSSEGDQLPRLQSLQRILQGSVAVQVNSGVLSVCTAFLSGEPATRLRSQELQQLIAALLEFMAVCKRAIRVHFRLIGEEDQEFHTQLVNGFQSLTAELSHYIPAILSEL; this is encoded by the exons GATCCTAAGCACAAGGTTCATAAACCCGTGAAAGGTATCTTAACATTAGAAATTGAAAAGCTCCAAACTGTCCAAGTTGGTTCAGAAAAAGCATTGGATAACAAAACTATAAACTATGAGGGCAATCAAAGTTCTGTAGCTGACCGATCCAGTTACAGAATTGATCAAGTTCAGAATGCATATTTGGAGTCAAAGTCCTCTGGTAGGAAAGAGATGGAAAGAAATGGATCAATGACCGGGTTCTCAAATACTGCCACTAATTAT TTCCAAGCTTTTGACTTTCGGACGACATTGAGGAATGAGCCTTTCTCAGAGCTTTTCCACTGTCTTTATGTTTATCCATTGAGTGTTAGCATGAGTAGAAAAAGAAATTTGTTTATACGGGTTGAACTGAGAAAGGATGATGGAGATATCAAAAAGCAACCGTTGGAG GCGATGCATCCAAGAGAACCAGGTACTGCACTTCAGAAATACGTTCACACTCAAGTTGCTGTTGGGGCTAGGGTCGCCTGCTACCATGACGAAATCAAAGTTTCTTTGCCTGCCATTTGGGCTCCAATGCACCACCTCTTGTTTACTTTCTTTCATGTAGACCTTCAAACAAAGCTTGAAGCTCCAAAACCT GTGGTGATAGGATATGCCTCGCTTCCGTTGTCCACTCATGTTCA GTTGAAATCAGATATTTCGTTACCTATTATGAGGGATTTGGTACCACACTATCTTCAAGATGGTACCAGG GAGAGAGTGGATTACTTGGAGGATggcaaaaatatatttagactGAGGTTGCGTTTATGTTCATCACTATATCCTATCAGCGAGCGCATAAGAGACTTTTTCCTTGAGTACGATAGACACATTCTTCGAACAAGTCCACCTTGGGGATCTGAGCTTCTTGAG GCAATCAACAGCTTGAAAAATGTTGATTCGACAGCTTTGCTTCAGTTTCTTCAGCCTATGTTAAACATGCTTCTCCATCTCATTGGCAGTGGTGGAGAGACTCTGCAG GTCGCAGCCTTCAGAGCTATGGTTAACATTTTAACAAG GGTGCAGCAAGAGTCTGTGGATGACGGTGAAAGGAATCTTTTCCTGGTGAACTTTGTTGACTATGTGTTTGATGATTTTGGAAGTCGTCAACCACCTGTATATCCTGGTCTGTCTACTGTGTGGGGAAGTTTGGCCCGCAGCAAG GCAAAAGGCTACCGTGTTGGCCCAGTCTACGATGATGTTTTGGCCATGGCTTGGTTTTTCCTTGAAGTAATTGTCAAATCCATGTCATTGGAACAGACTCGGTTGTTCTATCAAAATCTTCCTTCAG GAGAAGATGTTCCACCGATGCAGTTGAAAGAAGGTGTTTTTCGATGTATAATGCAACTGTATGATTGCCTATTAACCGAAGTTCATGAGCGTTGCAAAAAAGGTTTAGGATTGGCCAAATATCTGAACAGTAGCTTGGCTTTCTTTTGTTATGATCTTTTGTCAACAATTGAGCCTCGCCAAGTTTTTGAACTG GTATCCTTGTACCTCGATAAATTCTCTGGGGTATGTCAGTCAGTGCTGCATGATTGCAAGCTTACATTCTTACAGATATTATGTGATCATGATCTCTTTGTGGAAATGCCTGGAAGAGATCCTTCAGATAG AAATTATCTGTCAGCAGTCCTTATACAAGAGATTTTCCTTACTTTGGATCATGAGGATCTATCTATGCGAGCTAAG GCTGCTAGAATTTTGGTGGTTCTTTTGTGCAAGCATGAGTTTGATATTCGTTATCAAAAGCTGGAAGATAAATTGTATATAGCTCAGTTATATTTCCCCCTTGTAGGGCAG ATACTTGATGAAATGCCCGTTTTCTACAATTTAAGCTCAGTTGAGAAGCGTGAAGTTctgattattattttgcaaattaTACGTAATTTGGATGATGCCTCTCTTATCAAGGCCTGGCAGCAAAGTATTGCTCGCACCAGATTGTTTTTCAAACTTTTGGAAGAATGTCTAATTCATTTTGAG CACAGAAAACCAGAAGGTGGCATGCTTATGGGAAGTAGTTCTCGCAGTCCGCTAGGAGATAAGCCCTCTTCTTCAAAGTATTCTGAAAGACTTTCTCCTGCAATTAACCACTATCTCTTGGAGGCCGCACGCCTAGAAGTCGGA CCTCAAGGGACGCCTGAAAATGGTTATTTGTGGCAGAGGGTCAACTCCCAGCTAAACTCACCTAGTCAGCCATATTCCTTGAGAGAGGCTCTTGCTCAGGCCCAATCGTCAAGAATTGGAGCTTCAACACAAGCATTAAGAGAATCATTGCATCCAATATTGAGACAAAAACTG GAACTTTGGGAAGAGAACCTGAGTACTGCGGTTAGTCTTCAAGTGTTggaaacaattaaaaaattctCTGGAACTGTCGAATCCCGTAGCATTGCTACAGATTATGGAAAACTTGACTGCATTACTTCTATATTTATGATTGTCTTCTCACATAACCAACCTCTGGCTTTCTGGAAAGTTCTGTTTCCCGTGTTCAATAGTGTCTTTGAGCTTCATGGGGCTGTGCTAATGGCAAGGGAAAACGATCGCTTTCTAAAGCAAATTGCTTTCCATCTTCTCCGGCTTTCAGTTTTTCGAAATGAAAATATCAGGAAAAGAGCTGTAATTGGGCTTCTGGTACTTGTACGG AGTTCTTTCTCTAACTTTAAGCAGACGGCTAGATTACGCGTCGTCCTAACTATTACATTATCAGAATTGATGTCTGAAGTTCAAGTTACACATATAAGATCTGATGGAACACTGGAAGAAACCGGTGAAGCGCGTCGTCTTCGAAAATCTTTGGAGGAAATTGCGGATGAACTGAAGAGCCTCAACATACTCAGTGAGTGTGGTCTTCCGGACATGGCTTCTGTCGCTAGTCATGAAAAAGAGACTCAGTGGTCCTGGTCGGAAGTAAAGACCCTTTCAGACAGTCTTCTTTTCGCTCTTGATGCCAGCCTAGAGCATGCACTTCTG GTTACTATCATGACACTGGATAGATATGCTGCTGCTGAGAGCTTTTACAAACTTGCAATGGCATTTGCTCCAGTTCCAGATCTTCACATAATGTGGTTATTGCACCTGTGTGATGCACATCAGGAGATGCAGTCTTGGGCTGAAGCAGCGCAGTGTGCTGTTGCTGTTGCTGGAGTGGTGATGCAG GCTCTTGTAAGTAGGAATGACGGAGTATGGAGCTCTGATCATGTAAGTGCATTGCGCAAAATATGCCCCATGGTCACTGGGGAGATAAATTCTGAGGCTTCGACAGCCGAGGTTGAAGGATATGGTGCTTCTAAACTTACTGTTGACTCGGCTGTGAAGTACCTGCAACTTGCAAATAAGCTTTTCTCCCAAGCTGAACTCCACCATTTCTGTGCCAGTATCCTAGAACTGGTAATTCCAGTATATAAGAGCAGAAGGGCCTACGGACTGCTGGCTAAATGCCACACGATGCTGACCAATATTTACGAGTCCATTCTCGAGCAAGAATCAAGTCCCATACCTTTTGCTGATGCGACCTATTATAGGGTGGGATTTTATGGTGAAAAATTTGGGAAGCTTGATGGAAAGGAATATGTATATAGAGAGCCTCGCGATGTGCGGTTGGGTGATATAATGGAGAAACTTAGTCATATATATGAGTCGAGAATGGATGGTACAACATTGCATGTCATCCCAGACTCTAGACAGGTGAAATCAGATGAACTGCTGCCCGAAGTTTGCTACCTTCAAATAACCGCGGTTGATCCTGTTATGGAGGATGAGGACTTGGGAAGCAGAAGAGAGAGAATATTCTCGCTCTCCACTGGGAGTGTTCGTGCAAGGGTCTTTGATCGCTTTTTATATGATACCCCTTTCACAAAAAATGGAAAGACTCAAGGTGGGTTGGAAGACCAATGGAAACGACGCACGGTACTACAGACTGAGGGCTCTTTTCCTGCCCTGGTGAACCGCCTTCTAGTAACCAAGTCCGAATCACTTGAGTTCTCTCCAGTGGAGAATGCTATTGGAATGATTGAAACTCGGACATCGGCATTAAGAAATGAACTTGAAGAGCCACGCAGTTCAGAAGGCGATCAACTCCCACGTCTTCAGAGCTTACAAAGGATACTTCAAGGCTCGGTCGCGGTTCAA GTAAACAGTGGAGTCCTGAGTGTTTGTACAGCATTCCTTTCTGGTGAGCCTGCAACAAGGCTCCGATCTCAGGAGTTGCAGCAACTGATTGCTGCACTCCTTGAATTTATGGCTGTTTGCAAGCGGGCCATTCGTGTACACTTTCGGTTGATCGGGGAGGAAGATCAAGAATTTCATACCCAGCTTGTCAATGGATTTCAGTCACTGACTGCAGAATTGTCTCATTACATCCCTGCAATTCTTTCTGAACTTTGA